In the genome of Massilia sp. UMI-21, the window GAGGAAGTCGACGGCGCCCGGGCCCGCGCCTGGGTCGTGCAGCGCAATGCGGCGACCGAACGCGAACTCGAGGCGGCGCCGCAGCACCCCGCCATGCGCGAGCGGCTGCGCGCCATCCTCGACTCCACCGGCAGGATCCCCTACGCCGGCTGCCATGCCGGCCTGCTGTACAACTTCTGGCGCGACGCCGTTCATGCGCGCGGCATCTGGCGCCGCACCACGCTGGACGAGTATCGCAAGGATGCGCCCGATTGGGAAACCCTGATCGACCTCGACCAGCTTGCCCGCGACGAAGGCGAGAACTGGGTGTGGGGCGGCGTCACCTGGCTCGAGCCCGATGGCGACCGTTGCCTGGTGTCGCTCTCGCGCGGCGGCGGCGACGCCCACGTGGTGCGCGAGTTCGATGCTGCGGCGCGCTGCTTCGTGACCGGCGAGCAGGGGTTCGTCCTGCCCGAGGCCAAGAGCGACTGCGCCTGGATCGACCGCGACACCCTGTTCGTGGCGACCGACTTCGGCCCCGGCTCGCTGACCGAATCGGGCTACCCGCGCATCGTCAGGCGGTGGCGGCGCGGCACGTCGCTCGACGCCGCCGTCAGCGTCTACGAGGCCGGACTCGACGACCTGTCGGCCTCGGCATGGCGTGATGCGACGCCCGGTTTCGAGCGCGAATTCGTGCAGCGCCAGATCGGCTTCTACAGCAGCGAACTGTTCCTGCGGCGCGACGGCGGCCTGGTCAAGATACCCAAGCCTGAGGACGCGAACGCCTTCGCGGTACGCGACCAACTGGTGATCGAGCTGAGGTCAAGCCAGGAGTTCGGCGGGCGCAACTACCCGCAAGGTGCGCTGCTGGCCGTGGACTTCGAAGGCTTCCTGCGCGGCGACGCCTCGTGCGAACTGCTGTTCGCGCCTTCGCCGACCGCCTCGCTCGACGGCCTCACGGTCACGCGCGACGCCTTGCTGCTCAAGGTGCTCGACAAGGTGAAGAACCGCATCGTCGAACTGCGCCGCACGGACGGCGGCTGGCAGGCGGGCGACGTCGCGGCGCCCGCAATCGGCGCCCTCGACACCTGGGCCTTCGACGCCGTCGCCTCGAACCGCTACTTCCTCACGGCGACCGGCTTCACCGCACCGTCCACCCTCTACCTGATGGAGTGCTGCGGCGATCACCAAGCCGCCGGACGCAGCGAGGGGCGCGAGCTCCTGAAGGCGATGCCCGCCTTCTTCGAGGCGGATGCCCTGCAGGTCGACCAGTTCGAGGCACTGTCGAGCGACGGCACCCGCGTCCCCTATTTTGTCGTCATGCGCCGCGACACCCGGCTCGACGGCGACAACCCGACGGTCCTGTACGGCTACGGCGGCTTCGAAGTGTCGCTCAAGCCCTCCTACGGCGCGATCAGCGGCGCCGCCTGGCTGGAGAGCGGGGGCGTCTACGTGGTCGCCAACATCCGCG includes:
- a CDS encoding S9 family peptidase; amino-acid sequence: MTPPGHPDMPPPAPDDPYLWLEEVDGARARAWVVQRNAATERELEAAPQHPAMRERLRAILDSTGRIPYAGCHAGLLYNFWRDAVHARGIWRRTTLDEYRKDAPDWETLIDLDQLARDEGENWVWGGVTWLEPDGDRCLVSLSRGGGDAHVVREFDAAARCFVTGEQGFVLPEAKSDCAWIDRDTLFVATDFGPGSLTESGYPRIVRRWRRGTSLDAAVSVYEAGLDDLSASAWRDATPGFEREFVQRQIGFYSSELFLRRDGGLVKIPKPEDANAFAVRDQLVIELRSSQEFGGRNYPQGALLAVDFEGFLRGDASCELLFAPSPTASLDGLTVTRDALLLKVLDKVKNRIVELRRTDGGWQAGDVAAPAIGALDTWAFDAVASNRYFLTATGFTAPSTLYLMECCGDHQAAGRSEGRELLKAMPAFFEADALQVDQFEALSSDGTRVPYFVVMRRDTRLDGDNPTVLYGYGGFEVSLKPSYGAISGAAWLESGGVYVVANIRGGGEFGPRWHQAALKANRQRAFDDFIAVAEDLIARKISSPRRLGIMGGSNGGLLVGAVLTQRPELFNAVVCQVPLLDMRRYHQLLAGASWMGEYGDPDDPTEWAWIGRWSPYHQLRAGVRYPRVLFTTSTRDDRVHPGHARKMAARMLELGQDVLYWENTEGGHAGAADNAQTARMWALTWTFLQTQLRDRPSSNT